A window from Canis lupus familiaris isolate Mischka breed German Shepherd chromosome 18, alternate assembly UU_Cfam_GSD_1.0, whole genome shotgun sequence encodes these proteins:
- the SMIM38 gene encoding small integral membrane protein 38 yields MGPDPLLALLVAVLLARFLLWSCLGTYIEYKLGRRQPRKPKED; encoded by the coding sequence atGGGCCCCGACCCGCTCCTGGCGCTGCTGGTCGCCGTCCTGCTGGCGCGCTTCCTCCTCTGGTCCTGCCTCGGCACCTACATTGAGTATAAACTGGGCCGGAGGCAGCCCCGCAAGCCCAAGGAGGACTAG